The nucleotide sequence TTTGCCAATATAAAGGATTCCAAGGGTGCGATGCTTGACAGCATAGATACCAGCACTCATTGGAAGTTCTCGAAATTCTTTGGAAAGAGCAATACAATCTTCAAAGGGTATGGATGCAAGAGTATCCACAATGCCTTGGGCTTCTTGCTGGATGGATTGGGGCATAGCAATCAGAGATTTGGCAGTTTTTCCATCCTACAATGCGATCGCACTCTCCAATCCCACAAGTACGATTGCCTACGGCACGCTTCGCGATCGCACCCGCATTCATCATCAAAAGCGATATACCTACGGCACGCTATGCGCTAAGGCGCACGCTACGCGAACACGATCGCACTCTCCAATTCCACCAGCACGATTGCCTACGGCACGCACTCGCGTTCGCACCCACATCCATCCCCAAACAAGAACGCACTCTCCAATTCCAAAAGCACGATTGCCTACGGCACGAATAGCGAACGCACCCACATCCATTCCCAAACACGATATGCCTACGGCACGCTATGCGCTAAGGCGCACGCTACGCGAACGCGAACGCACTCTCCAATTCCACCAGCACCAAATTTGAGTATTGGCGTACAAAAGCAAGATAATAGAGATAGTGGTGCGATTGAAAAGGTTGGTGTGATGCGTGTCATTAGCCGAAAAATCCTTCGGGAATTTAGTGAGGAACATACAGATGCAAAGGAAGCCCTTTATGCTTGGTATAGAGTAGCAAGTAAAGCGACATGGCAGAACTTACTTGATGTTCAGCAGATTTACCCCAAAGCCGAGGCGGTGGGAAACTTCACAGTTTTCAATATTAAGGGAAACCGATATCGGCTAATTGTCGATCTTGTTTATGTTTCTCAAAGAATCTACGTCAAATACGTTCTAACTCACGCAGAATATGACAAGGATGAGTGGAAAAATGACCCGTACTTTTAATGCCAAATCTTATACAGAACTATTAGTTCGCTATCAACCAAAACCGATCGTAACGGAGGCTGAGAATGATAGAGCAATTGCTCTTGTACAAGAACTTGAACACCGTTCGCCACGCACAGTGGAGGAAGAGGTTTTTTTGGAGCTTTTACTCGTACTGATTGAGAAGTTTGAAGAGGAAAACTATCCTATTTCTACAGTCAATTCTATTTCAATGGTGCAACATTTAATGGATGCAAGGGATTTAGAAGAGTCTGACTTGATACCCATTTTAGGTTCAGAGACAACCGTTTCAGAAATTTTGATGAATAAAAGACCGATTAAGCATGATGAAGCAAGAAAACTAGCTGAGTTTTTTCGCGTTGAGATGGATTTATTTCTGGAATCAGATTCAACGGATTAAACTTAAGTTGAGTGCGATCGCACTCTCCAATTCCACAAGTACGATCGCACCCACATCCATCCCCAAACGCGATCGCACTCACCAATTCCAAAAGTACGATCGCACCCACATCCCTCACCAAAAGCGATCGCACTCTCCAATTCCAAAAGTACGATCGCATCTACATCCATACTCAAACACGATCGCACTTTCAAATCCCACAAGTACGATCGCACTAACATCCATCACCAAAAACGATCGCACTCTTCAATTGAACAAGTACGATCGCACTAACATCCATCACCAAAAACGATCGCACTCTTCAATTGAAC is from Argonema galeatum A003/A1 and encodes:
- a CDS encoding type II toxin-antitoxin system HigB family toxin; its protein translation is MSIGVQKQDNRDSGAIEKVGVMRVISRKILREFSEEHTDAKEALYAWYRVASKATWQNLLDVQQIYPKAEAVGNFTVFNIKGNRYRLIVDLVYVSQRIYVKYVLTHAEYDKDEWKNDPYF
- a CDS encoding helix-turn-helix domain-containing protein; amino-acid sequence: MTRTFNAKSYTELLVRYQPKPIVTEAENDRAIALVQELEHRSPRTVEEEVFLELLLVLIEKFEEENYPISTVNSISMVQHLMDARDLEESDLIPILGSETTVSEILMNKRPIKHDEARKLAEFFRVEMDLFLESDSTD